In Planctomycetota bacterium, the DNA window GTGCCCCGCCTGCAAGCGGACCGGCTGGATGGAGATCGGGGGCTGCGGCATGGTGGACCCGAATGTGTTCGAGGCGGTCGGCTACGACGCCGAGGAGGTGACGGGGTTCGCATTCGGATTCGGCATCGAGCGTCCGGCGATGCTGAAATACGGCATCACGGACATCCGCCTCTTGTTTGAGAACGACTTGCGGTTTCTCCGGCAGTTCTAACGCATTTCGCAGCGGTCAGAATAGAACCTTGCGCGGCGTGACCGTGATGTTTTTACTGACCGCGGCATAGTCTCCCTTCAGCGAAACCTGGACGTGGCAAGACTGGCTGCCGGCGGGTTGCTCGGGGGCGAAAGACGTTACGTCTCCCTTTATTAATCGCTCGGGATCGCTGTCGCTGTTGTCGCTTTCGGTCTTCACAAACGTGATGTCGCCGCGGTCCGTGCCATCCCATGTATAAGTATGCCGCGTGCCATCAGGCAGCATGATGCGAAGGCTTTGCACGTCGACCAGGATTTCGTCGTCCAGGATTTCAAAGTCCGTGGCCCGGCGGATGTCGCGGGCGATCCGGTCCAATACGCCGCACGCCTTGGACACCAGTTCCGTTTTCTCGGAGTTGTAGGTGTACGAGGTGTTGGCGGCATGGATGGCGGCGGCGGCGGCGGCCATGATCAGGGCCATAAGGGCCATCGCCAGGAGTATTTCCGGCAAGGTGAAGCCCGGTCTGTGATGAAAAGCCTTCATCGGTTACTCCGCATAGGATCCCGAGATGCAAGCCAGTTTGTAGGAACGGGTCAGGCCGGCCGGGTGATCGTTCAGGTTGCTGCGATCGATAGT includes these proteins:
- a CDS encoding prepilin-type N-terminal cleavage/methylation domain-containing protein: MKAFHHRPGFTLPEILLAMALMALIMAAAAAAIHAANTSYTYNSEKTELVSKACGVLDRIARDIRRATDFEILDDEILVDVQSLRIMLPDGTRHTYTWDGTDRGDITFVKTESDNSDSDPERLIKGDVTSFAPEQPAGSQSCHVQVSLKGDYAAVSKNITVTPRKVLF